The following proteins are encoded in a genomic region of Paenibacillus sp. FSL H3-0469:
- a CDS encoding sensor histidine kinase → MFKNSIRTRLMALVLLASVIPSGISVTFSYLYTRQSVTDQSVKQNTKLLTLGEANLRSYFSGMNQQAMSLYSGINVPSSFYTTLLTAKSPAQAPPGTILPDTRAIISTQLYNLFLSDRNTYQIHLYVRAARQSNLLLKGFFRREDNADYAAKGQAGGTYRPYLEVTHMDHQYGVKSGFPNLKPGSVPVFTAHFPIYRTPSDSVLADLSIDYTLGELEGIVESMYTSDTERLYVLNEQGEALFASDPDWIGKPVAAGWSRLPAEQDSGHFAWKKDGFQGIVMFKQIKAPLFSGSIIKLVPYEDLYTDARVITRFNMGIGLLFLLIGGISAVLISIGFTRPIKKLIHFTQKVQTGQLDAHMDAEREDEFGLLTRKITGMTRTINELIVKEYRLELANKTNQLKALQAQVNPHFLYNALQSIASLSLRYNAPKVYDLIYSLGSMMRYSMNTERTQVPLRDEIEHVQNYMILQTERFGEENLQLEVQAGPEALELILPKMILQPIVENIFKHAFADGISGGLIQIECRLEGAARLVLAVKDNGRGMSPERLEEITACLRGSSQQGQEEIGLYNVLARLRLQFGSAAEMQLKNNEDGQGLTVTLIIPLEVIDG, encoded by the coding sequence ATGTTCAAGAACAGCATCCGGACACGGCTGATGGCCTTAGTGCTGCTGGCATCAGTGATCCCGTCAGGCATCTCTGTGACCTTCTCTTATCTCTATACGAGGCAGTCGGTTACAGACCAGTCCGTGAAGCAGAATACGAAGCTGCTGACGCTGGGGGAGGCGAATCTGCGGAGTTATTTCAGCGGCATGAACCAGCAGGCGATGTCGCTTTACAGCGGGATCAATGTTCCCAGCTCCTTCTACACCACTCTGCTTACCGCCAAAAGCCCCGCCCAGGCCCCGCCCGGCACCATACTGCCGGACACCCGGGCGATCATCTCCACCCAGCTGTACAATCTGTTTCTCTCCGACCGCAATACGTATCAGATTCATCTGTATGTGAGGGCCGCCAGGCAGTCCAATCTGCTGCTTAAGGGATTTTTCCGCCGTGAGGATAATGCAGACTATGCCGCCAAGGGGCAAGCTGGAGGGACTTACCGCCCGTATCTCGAAGTGACGCATATGGATCATCAATACGGAGTGAAGTCCGGTTTCCCCAATCTGAAGCCGGGGAGCGTGCCGGTCTTTACGGCCCATTTCCCCATCTACCGGACCCCCAGTGACAGTGTACTGGCAGATTTGTCGATCGATTATACGCTGGGGGAGCTGGAGGGGATTGTGGAGTCGATGTACACCTCGGACACTGAGCGCCTGTATGTGCTGAATGAGCAAGGCGAGGCGCTGTTCGCCTCCGATCCGGACTGGATCGGGAAGCCGGTCGCAGCGGGCTGGAGCCGTCTCCCCGCAGAGCAGGACAGCGGGCATTTCGCCTGGAAGAAGGATGGCTTCCAGGGGATCGTAATGTTCAAGCAGATCAAGGCCCCTTTGTTCAGCGGAAGCATTATCAAGCTGGTGCCCTATGAGGATCTCTACACAGACGCAAGGGTGATTACCCGGTTCAATATGGGCATCGGGCTGCTGTTCCTGCTGATCGGGGGCATCAGTGCCGTGCTGATCTCCATTGGCTTCACCCGTCCGATCAAGAAGCTGATTCACTTCACGCAGAAGGTGCAGACCGGCCAGCTGGATGCGCATATGGATGCCGAGCGGGAGGACGAGTTCGGGCTCCTCACCCGCAAGATCACCGGCATGACCCGCACGATCAATGAGCTGATCGTTAAGGAGTACCGGCTGGAGCTGGCGAACAAGACGAATCAGCTGAAGGCGCTACAGGCCCAGGTGAACCCGCATTTTCTCTACAATGCGCTGCAATCGATCGCCAGCCTGTCCTTGCGCTATAATGCGCCGAAGGTATATGATCTCATCTATTCCCTGGGCAGCATGATGCGTTATTCGATGAATACCGAGCGGACCCAGGTGCCGCTGCGGGATGAGATTGAGCATGTGCAGAACTATATGATTCTCCAGACGGAGCGGTTCGGCGAAGAGAATCTGCAGCTGGAGGTTCAGGCGGGGCCAGAGGCTCTGGAGCTGATCCTGCCGAAGATGATCCTGCAGCCGATTGTGGAGAATATCTTCAAGCATGCCTTCGCTGACGGCATAAGCGGGGGGTTGATCCAGATCGAGTGCAGGCTGGAAGGAGCGGCCAGGCTGGTGCTTGCCGTGAAGGATAACGGCCGGGGCATGAGCCCGGAGCGGCTGGAGGAGATTACGGCCTGTCTCAGAGGCAGCAGCCAGCAAGGCCAGGAGGAGATCGGCCTGTACAATGTGCTGGCCCGTCTGCGGCTCCAGTTCGGCAGCGCAGCGGAGATGCAGCTTAAGAATAATGAAGACGGCCAGGGGCTTACCGTTACGCTGATTATTCCGCTGGAGGTGATAGACGGTTAA
- a CDS encoding carbohydrate ABC transporter permease yields the protein MNSSRYRPGNFLLEIAAILLAIVFLSPFYLVLSNSVKGLKDILIDAASWPQVFHWSNYSKVWDAINFPQAFFNSLTITILSVIFIVLFSSMAAYQIVRKPTRFNSFVFLLLVSAMIIPFQSLMLQLVRVTSLLELRGELYGIVACYLGFGMPLSVFLFHGFIKTVPLELEEAARVDGSNPYGVFFRIVFPLLLPIIVTVIILNTLWIWNDYLLPVLVIGGNKDLTTLPVAVTKFFGQYTKKWDLALAGLVMAITPILLFFLSLQRYIVEGVTAGSIKG from the coding sequence ATGAACAGCAGCCGCTACCGCCCGGGCAACTTCCTCCTCGAAATTGCCGCCATTCTGCTGGCTATTGTCTTTCTGTCACCGTTCTATCTGGTCCTGAGCAACTCGGTTAAGGGGCTGAAGGACATCCTGATCGATGCCGCTTCCTGGCCGCAGGTGTTCCACTGGAGTAACTATTCCAAGGTCTGGGATGCCATTAACTTCCCGCAGGCCTTCTTCAACTCTCTGACCATTACGATTCTAAGTGTAATCTTCATCGTCCTGTTCAGCTCGATGGCCGCTTACCAGATTGTGCGCAAGCCGACACGCTTCAATTCCTTCGTGTTCCTGCTGCTGGTCTCGGCGATGATCATTCCGTTCCAGTCGCTCATGCTGCAATTAGTCCGGGTGACCAGCCTGCTGGAGCTGCGCGGCGAGCTGTACGGCATTGTGGCCTGTTATCTCGGCTTCGGGATGCCGCTGTCGGTCTTCCTGTTCCACGGGTTCATTAAGACGGTGCCGCTGGAGCTGGAGGAAGCCGCGCGGGTGGACGGCTCGAATCCGTACGGCGTGTTCTTCCGGATCGTCTTCCCGCTGCTGCTGCCGATTATTGTAACCGTCATTATCCTGAATACGCTATGGATCTGGAATGACTATCTGCTGCCTGTCCTGGTGATCGGCGGGAATAAGGATCTGACGACCCTGCCCGTAGCTGTGACCAAGTTCTTCGGACAGTACACCAAGAAGTGGGATCTGGCTCTTGCCGGTCTCGTCATGGCGATTACGCCAATTCTCTTGTTCTTCCTGTCGCTCCAGCGTTATATTGTGGAAGGCGTGACGGCAGGCTCCATTAAGGGATGA
- a CDS encoding sugar ABC transporter permease yields MRKTLGIQRGWGQQIVFLGPCLLFFLTIVVTPFFLGFYYSSTDWNGLDLDKAVWTGAANWKRIFMNDDKFWESLVFTLRFTVISVVAANVLALLLAFILMTTLKTKKLLRTVFFMPNVIGGILLGYIWQFIFTKGFATIGELTGISFFQLPWLGTPSTGFWGLVIVFVWQTAGYMMVIYIAGLAGIPKDLIEAARIDGARAPQLFKSVYIPLIMPAITICLFLTTSNAFKMFDLNLSLTKGGPGTSTQSLAYNIYAEALINNRYGLGTAKALLFFAAVSLITVTQVWLTKRKEVSA; encoded by the coding sequence ATGAGAAAAACTCTAGGTATACAGCGCGGCTGGGGACAGCAAATCGTATTTCTCGGCCCCTGTCTGCTCTTTTTCCTGACCATTGTGGTCACCCCGTTCTTCCTCGGCTTCTACTACTCCTCCACCGACTGGAACGGGCTGGATCTGGACAAAGCGGTCTGGACCGGCGCGGCCAACTGGAAACGTATTTTCATGAATGACGATAAGTTCTGGGAGTCCCTGGTCTTCACCCTGCGCTTCACCGTGATCTCGGTTGTGGCTGCCAATGTGCTTGCGCTGCTGCTGGCCTTCATTCTAATGACGACGCTGAAGACGAAGAAGCTGCTCCGTACCGTCTTTTTCATGCCCAATGTGATCGGCGGCATTCTGCTCGGCTACATCTGGCAGTTCATCTTCACCAAAGGCTTCGCTACAATCGGCGAGCTGACCGGGATTTCATTCTTTCAACTGCCCTGGCTGGGCACGCCAAGTACCGGGTTCTGGGGTCTGGTTATCGTGTTCGTCTGGCAGACAGCCGGTTATATGATGGTCATCTATATCGCCGGGTTGGCCGGGATTCCCAAGGATCTCATCGAAGCCGCCCGCATAGACGGTGCCCGCGCTCCGCAGCTGTTCAAGAGCGTCTACATCCCGCTGATTATGCCGGCGATCACCATCTGCCTGTTCCTGACGACCTCCAATGCCTTCAAAATGTTCGACCTCAACCTGTCGCTGACCAAAGGCGGGCCGGGCACCTCGACCCAGTCGCTGGCCTATAACATTTATGCGGAGGCACTCATCAACAACCGGTATGGCCTGGGGACAGCCAAAGCGCTGCTCTTCTTCGCCGCCGTCTCCCTGATCACCGTTACCCAGGTCTGGCTAACCAAACGAAAAGAGGTGTCCGCCTAA